The Mycolicibacterium aurum genome segment GTGCCGGACGCGATTCGACTGTCCCGCAAGACGTTGAGCACCATCAAGAGCAACCTGTTCTGGGCGTTCGCGTACAACGTCGCCGCCCTTCCATTGGCCGCGGCCGGTCTGCTCAACCCGATGATCGCCGGCGCCGCAATGGCTTTCAGCTCGATATTTGTGGTGAGCAACAGCCTGCGCCTGCGCGGGTTCACGCCCTCGCGCTGATCACGGACCCTCGTCGTCTTCGGGCAGAAGGTATCGCTCGGGGTGGTGGTAACCGTTGACCCGATGCCGGCCTGTGTCCAGATCCGGTGGTGGTAGCCATTCGGTCTGGTTTCTCTTGTTTCTTCGAGTGCGCCACTCGGTCTTGTCGAGCATCCGATGGTCTTGGGGACACGCCAGGCTCATGTCGTCGACGTTGGTCTGGCCGCCGTCGTTCCAGTCATCGACGGCATGGTGACCTTGGCACCAGTATCCGGGTGCGGTACACCCTGGCCGTGTGCAGCCGCGATCACGCGCATGCAGCACGATCCGCTGGGCGGTGCTGGCGAGGCGCTTCGTCCTGGCCAGATACAGGGATTGGCCGGTGTGCTTGTCATAGATGTAGAGGTAGTGATGGGCCGGGGCTGCCATCCGGATGAGATCCGGGATCGGAATGAAGCTTCCACCGCCGGTGACTGCGACCCCGGCACCCTTCTCCAACTCCTGCAGCGTGGTCGAGACGATCACCGTCACCGGAAGCCCGTTGTGCCGGCCCAGTTCCCCGGATTCCAGGGCCCGGCACCCGAGCGCGAGCAGGGCGTCGTGCTGGCGCTGAGCTTGGGTGCGGAGATCAGATCCGCAAGGATCCGGGAGCGGATCGTGGTCCTCGGCTGACGGTGACGGTTCCTCGTCACCCTCCTGTCCGTCGTCCGCTGTTGGGCCGTCGCCCTCGGGCGCTGTGTCGTCACTCGCCGGCGGGAGGTGTCGTCGGGGATGTTCTGTCCTGGTGCGGCTTCCTTGGCGAAGACGGCTTCCATCACGGCTCGGCATCGGGCCGACACCCACCCCGAGAAACTGCTGTACCCATCGGGTTGTTGCGGCCCGAACCGCACGCCGCGCCTGTGGGCCGGCCCCTGCTCGCACGGCTCGGGTCCGTCCTGGTCGATCATGCTCCGCAGACGGTCGGCGCAGGCTCGGAGTTCCTCTGGGCTCAGTCCCGATCCCAGCTCGGCCAACTGGGCGTCGGCTTCTGCACGCGTGCCGACATCGACCCACGAGGGCAGTTTCTTGTGGAACTTGGCGATCACCGCAATATGGGCGGCATCCAGCACGCCGCGAGCCTGCGCGGCCGCGGTGGATTCCCACAGGGGTGCCAGCGGTTGGCCGGTCAATCCGCGGCGTGGGCCCAGGGTTTTCGCCCGCTTCAGCCGCTGCGCAGCGTCGGCGCCACTGACCCGCAACGCGGTGGTCAGCACCTTCTTCCAGCTCGCCTCACCCAGGCGGGCCGGTTCGGTTTCGGCGATCAACCGCGCCAACGCGCGCTGCTCCACCGCGGGCACCGAGCGCGTCACCGTGGCCAGCCCGGCCAGCAGCCCGATCAGCTCGCGATGGGACACCTCGTCGCAGGCCTTGGACAGGACGGCGAGGTGCTCGCCCATCCCGGCCACCGCCTCCGACACCACATCCACATATCGAACACTAGTTCGAACGACCGACACCTCGGCCCGAAGATGTGACCACAGAAACTCAAGTGACAGAAGAAAATTCAGAGGTTGGCGAGGCTACCGCCACCGGGGAGCACGCCGACGATTCCCGTCCGAGATCACCGGGGCGGCGCCTCTCGCGGCTCTGCTCGCCGCGCCCTGAACGCCTTCACATCCGGCTTGATCCCCTTCAGGTGTTTCGCGCCGGCGAACGACCACGTGAACCGGTCGTCGTCACCGATCGCTTCATGGGTGGCCTCGGCCACCAGCACGGATCCCGGACGTGCCGCACTGGTCACCCGAGCCGCAAGGTTCACCGGGCTGCCGAACCAGTCACCCTCGCGGCTCACCGCCATGCCGGTGGCGAGTCCGGCGCGCAGCCGAGGAAAGCCGTCGTCACTGTCGGTGGCCTCGATGAGGTCCAGCACTGCGTCGAGCAGCGGCGCCGGTTCGGAGCTGACGAGCATCACCTCGTCGCCGATGGTCTTGATGAAACGCACCGGCCCGGTGGCGACCTCGCGCGTGAGATCGGCCAGCCGCTGCGACAGCTGTTCGAGATCCTCCGGCGGTAGCGCCTCCCCCAGGCTGGTGAAGCCGACGAGATCGGCGAACCCGATCGTCACCAGCCGCGCGCCGGGCAGATGGTGGCCTTCCGCTCGCTCTATCGCGTTCACAGCCTCGGTCTCGATCGCATGGCGTAGCTGGAGCAGCAGCACCTCTTCGACCATCGGCCCCAGCAGCGGCGCGACGTTACCGACAAGCGTCTCGGATGCCTTTGCGATCTCCAATTCCGTGACACCAGGCTGCATTACGGCGGCCAGCGCCGCGTAGCGCATCGCCTCAGCGGCACGGGCCAGCCCCTCGCCGAGCAGGCGGGCGATC includes the following:
- a CDS encoding HNH endonuclease signature motif containing protein — protein: MLALGCRALESGELGRHNGLPVTVIVSTTLQELEKGAGVAVTGGGSFIPIPDLIRMAAPAHHYLYIYDKHTGQSLYLARTKRLASTAQRIVLHARDRGCTRPGCTAPGYWCQGHHAVDDWNDGGQTNVDDMSLACPQDHRMLDKTEWRTRRNKRNQTEWLPPPDLDTGRHRVNGYHHPERYLLPEDDEGP
- a CDS encoding DUF222 domain-containing protein, which encodes MDVVSEAVAGMGEHLAVLSKACDEVSHRELIGLLAGLATVTRSVPAVEQRALARLIAETEPARLGEASWKKVLTTALRVSGADAAQRLKRAKTLGPRRGLTGQPLAPLWESTAAAQARGVLDAAHIAVIAKFHKKLPSWVDVGTRAEADAQLAELGSGLSPEELRACADRLRSMIDQDGPEPCEQGPAHRRGVRFGPQQPDGYSSFSGWVSARCRAVMEAVFAKEAAPGQNIPDDTSRRRVTTQRPRATAQQRTTDRRVTRNRHRQPRTTIRSRILADLISAPKLSASTTPCSRSGAGPWNPGNWAGTTGFR
- a CDS encoding adenylate/guanylate cyclase domain-containing protein, with the translated sequence MADDVDLEASGLLDGLDGEARAERAELIRWLLARGVGVEQIRGTPAPMLLGSRRVIGDDGIYVSARQAARKAGVDLELFERIQRAMGLPRVDDPDAEVFLRADAEAAKFTREILAVGIDADELVKIARLLGEGLARAAEAMRYAALAAVMQPGVTELEIAKASETLVGNVAPLLGPMVEEVLLLQLRHAIETEAVNAIERAEGHHLPGARLVTIGFADLVGFTSLGEALPPEDLEQLSQRLADLTREVATGPVRFIKTIGDEVMLVSSEPAPLLDAVLDLIEATDSDDGFPRLRAGLATGMAVSREGDWFGSPVNLAARVTSAARPGSVLVAEATHEAIGDDDRFTWSFAGAKHLKGIKPDVKAFRARRAEPREAPPR